The region tttacagAATTATATTCGAATTTACGGAAAACTATGGCGCCCCATATACTTGCATTTATAGACTTAAAGTGCATGGCCAAAGATGCATAAGAAAGTTCAAGTAAAAATGGAAGACTTTTATAActtattttgatattttattattcaattCCTTTTTTTGTCAGTCCAATTTGCTTTTTTCTCATATTCGttactttaaaaataatgtaatgCTAtggatatttatatatccatatacacacatttatatgcatgttGTAGCCCCCTTAGGCATCtttttaacatattttaagcACTTACCGACACTAGCTTTCTTATCATTTTATTGTCATTTGtgcatatttatcataatttaatttttagtcatatattttttatgtacattttttttcttttattatttgctttcctcttttttcatataagaaaattttcataaaaatttgaatttcatttattttgaaattttaattaagtgttatgttttatttgctGTTATTTTCGTCtacacataaatatataatccttaaattattattcaaaaatatgtgtattCATTTAGctattctattttttttatactattaactttatttttcaattaatatttgttaCCTATAATGAAaaccaaaatatatacattccAACAGTTGTATGGTCACGCAATTCTCCCTATTTAAATGttcttaaaataatttcacTATTTTATAAAGCATATCTAAAACAATTATAGCAATTATACTATAGGAACAGCacatgtaaatatattatagattgaaataaaaaggtgttatagaaacaaataacgaaatatccatatatcaaattattatatttcctttctttgtttatatattttttcttagtattttatttttttcctaatttgagaaatttatttatgcatagttttttcaatttcaaaaataaaggtgtaataaaaaaaagtaaaatgaTATGATGATTAtgcaaaaattatataatatgaatataataaaatataaatggaatagcataaaaatacgtaaaaaaaaggaaaaaaataaaatttgtatgGTTATTACTCTATGCCCATAGTTTAACTAACTATTTAACTGTTTTCCAAGCTAAacgaatatataaatttaattagtcacattcataaaaaaactgAATATTTCTAATGCTTAATAAAAGCATAAAAGGAGGTAGAATAATAGGCAATAAATGTTTTAGATGGTGGAATAACTTACACATATCATGGAAATTCGCAATCGGTTTTACAGTTCTTTTTCCACCATTATGGAATTAtaatgaaagaaaaaaggcAAAAAGCAAACAAGTGTATTATAACAAAGCAATAAGAgattatgtattttttgatatagcagtagaaaataaatacattgGTAGAGTACTTATTGGTTTATATTCAGATCAAGTACCATTATCAgtagaaaattttatacaaCTTTCTGAAGGATACAAAGTtaaagataaatatattggaTATAGGAATACatttattcataaaatttatcCTGGTATTGGATTAATAGGAGGCAATGtattaaatgataaagaaGGTTTAAGTATATATGGAAAGAAATTCCCTgatgaaaattttgatatGGAATTTGTACAGGAT is a window of Plasmodium vinckei vinckei genome assembly, chromosome: PVVCY_14 DNA encoding:
- a CDS encoding peptidyl-prolyl cis-trans isomerase, putative — translated: MLNKSIKGGRIIGNKCFRWWNNLHISWKFAIGFTVLFPPLWNYNERKKAKSKQVYYNKAIRDYVFFDIAVENKYIGRVLIGLYSDQVPLSVENFIQLSEGYKVKDKYIGYRNTFIHKIYPGIGLIGGNVLNDKEGLSIYGKKFPDENFDMEFVQDGDVALYNQGPHSNSSQFIITFAPMPILHKHNVVIGTVLKGMDIIRTIEKMGTKLGNPMYDIKIINCGLYRSLEEDGPPFFNVTSILDKNNQKIISKKEFEHMSEQERKELMNKTASSYKAREKNKLGLTK